A region from the Pseudomonas sp. KU26590 genome encodes:
- a CDS encoding DUF2303 family protein, which yields MSLSKEAIQLITDTALEATGKALPTATPTAVLPEGTKIVDLEKYQDGRSRFRGTYATHSLADFSAYVTDRAEAGARGFINQEEMSCVLLFNLGNTSAPGHADDRALLKLKATAGYTAAQQIAGNRLAQKDLSDWIEDWHQYLTPVDEAGTAIPIAKAIAAVRTITIKATSESETTVGETSASRSAMDQIEARSKETLPAALQFHVVPFEGLTEQLITLRISVITSGPAPVLKLRWVGEEVQREAIAQEFKSVLEDKIGSAAKLALGSFSA from the coding sequence ATGTCCCTGAGCAAAGAAGCGATTCAACTCATCACCGACACAGCGCTGGAAGCAACCGGCAAGGCGCTGCCGACCGCCACGCCGACGGCGGTACTGCCGGAAGGCACCAAGATCGTGGATCTGGAGAAATACCAGGACGGCCGCAGCCGTTTCCGGGGCACCTATGCCACTCACTCGCTGGCGGACTTCAGCGCGTATGTAACTGACCGTGCCGAGGCTGGAGCTCGTGGTTTCATCAATCAGGAAGAGATGAGCTGCGTTCTGCTGTTCAATCTCGGCAACACATCAGCACCTGGCCACGCCGATGACCGCGCGTTGTTGAAGCTTAAGGCAACCGCCGGGTACACCGCCGCGCAGCAAATTGCGGGAAACCGTCTTGCGCAGAAGGACCTGAGCGACTGGATCGAGGACTGGCACCAGTACCTGACACCGGTTGACGAAGCAGGCACCGCGATTCCGATCGCCAAAGCCATCGCCGCAGTACGCACGATCACCATCAAGGCCACCAGCGAGTCGGAAACCACGGTCGGCGAAACCAGCGCCAGCCGGAGTGCGATGGACCAGATCGAGGCGCGGAGCAAAGAAACGTTGCCGGCGGCTTTGCAGTTCCATGTTGTGCCATTCGAGGGACTGACCGAGCAGCTCATCACGCTGCGTATCTCAGTCATTACCAGTGGGCCGGCGCCGGTCTTGAAACTGCGCTGGGTAGGCGAGGAAGTGCAGCGCGAGGCCATCGCTCAGGAATTCAAATCAGTGCTTGAAGACAAGATTGGCTCGGCGGCAAAACTTGCGCTTGGCAGCTTCTCGGCCTGA